One window of the Leishmania infantum JPCM5 genome chromosome 28 genome contains the following:
- a CDS encoding putative DNA polymerase kappa: MFYAAVEERLDPSLRERPFAVGSYATADHNQLHCSGTPGFMAKKLCPSLWTRPPHFDRHRREAANVRAIGALYDPHYVAVGLDELTMDVTDYLRTHQDCSAEDVCAEFRRRVEAATQPTCSGGIAHTPAFAKVASNVNKPNGQHILTLRTREEVLAHVRDMPVRDVPGIGFATEQRLHALGVVTCKDFLTHKAELCYLFREKTFAFYLSVGLGLVRANVNRSNAEREAVTAPPSAAAAMKPSSAAHLKSRLSRALASPSPSALRAVVPDHRAQKSTRKCTTLACGVPICEAFWYHLRQLTQGAHDVLMKQGAGTKHVCFYTTSRAFVSRSHAAMLSEATNSFAKLYAGLEKVAEPFAARHREFRLIGVKFSKLQPLPGGGGKKVGEGQGCRSGLQGESQSSPSLSKATR, encoded by the coding sequence ATGTTCTACGCTGCAGTAGAGGAGAGGCTCGATCcgtcgctgcgcgagcggcCGTTCGCTGTCGGCAGCTATGCCACTGCTGACCACAACCAACTACACTGCTCGGGCACGCCGGGCTTTATGGCGAAGAAGCTCTGTCCTTCTTTGTGGACACGCCCACCGCACTTTgaccggcaccgccgcgaggCCGCCAATGTGCGCGCCATTGGTGCTCTGTACGATCCCCACTACGTCGCCGTAGGGCTCGATGAGCTAACTATGGATGTCACCGACTACCTTCGTACGCACCAGGATTGCTCTGCCGAGGATGTGTGTGCGGAgttccgccgccgcgtcgaggcggcgacgcagccgacgtgcagcggcgggatCGCCCACACACCGGCCTTCGCAAAGGTGGCCAGCAACGTGAACAAGCCAAATGGGCAGCACATTCTAacgctgcgcacacgcgaggAGGTGCTAGCTCACGTCCGTGATATGCCGGTACGCGATGTGCCAGGGATCGGCTTTGCAAccgagcagcggctgcacgccCTCGGTGTAGTCACGTGCAAGGACTTTCTCACGCACAAGGCGGAGCTATGCTACTTGTTTCGCGAAAAGACATTCGCGTTTTACCTCTCGGTGGGCCTAGGACTTGTGCGCGCCAACGTCAATCGCTCCAACGCGGAGCGAGAAGCCGTcacggcaccgccgagcgcggcggcggcaatgAAGCCCAGCTCTGCGGCACATTTGAAATCACGTCTTTCTCGCGCATTGGCCAGTCCATCGCCCTCTGCACTCCGAGCAGTCGTTCCAGATCACCGTGCGCAGAAGTCGACGAGGAAGTGCACCACCCTGGCGTGCGGTGTGCCCATCTGCGAAGCTTTTTGGTACCACCTACGTCAGCTCACTCAGGGCGCGCACGATGTTCTCATGAAGCAAGGCGCGGGCACCAAACACGTGTGCTTCTACACGACCAGCCGCGCCTTCGTGTCGCGCAGCCATGCCGCCATGCTGTCAGAGGCTACAAACAGCTTTGCCAAGCTCTATGCTGGACTCGAAAAGGTAGCAGAGCCGTTtgcagcgcggcaccgcgagTTTCGCCTCATCGGTGTCAAGTTCAGCAAGCTACAGCCTCtgccgggggggggggggaagaaggTCGGCGAAGGGCAAGGGTGCCGCTCCGGTCTGCAAGGCGAAAGTCAAAGCAGTCCGTCACTATCCAAAGCCACGAGatga
- a CDS encoding putative DNA polymerase IV, protein MSPAPRGRYSDSHAEEIEADCAVLEDHGRGAPQDSHNPQNHAGMNGAQHCDHRSAGKLNFDASKAGLQQVDKDYVEHVIQEASKGSAFYQKEQRLEETRRRKAEELQEKAKTFDSISAAEKQRIKAMVDAMVDELEATRDLRRRYIHIDMDMFYAAVEEKKTPSLRGKPFGVGSQQMLSTTNYIARQYGVRSGMPGFIGKKLCPELIIVPNDFPAYQREAARVHSIASRYDAQFVSVGLDELTMDVTKYLQEFPAVSASDIAHDFRDEVFLKTQLTSSGGIGPTSILAKIASNVNKPNGQHEITLLTREEVINYVRDIPLRKIPGIGYAQEMTLGALHIHTCGGLLEHKYLLAYLFREKTLAHYLSVGLGLAETFSLRKHQARQSVGKETSFSEPLPSPEAFTRLFRKLLEQCHVRCVRDHLQPRKMTLVLKYRTYDTEQFSVTLPSHTNDLKVWLEASQKLLEPHLLHYAEFRLIGVRLQRFTDTDDDHAGLNSARDALTGALTEPLQVNDDLDMDADDADRDAEKSGVAAEQSDPCGESPVQPSATYKRKIPVSKFLTDPNIPKARPAEPTAVPAKAVKPARRRTKPSKGKLHKKK, encoded by the coding sequence GGATTCGCATAATCCGCAGAACCACGCCGGCATGAACGGTGCACAGCACTGTgaccaccgcagcgctggcaaACTCAACTTTGATGCCTCGAAGGCAGGGCTTCAGCAGGTGGATAAAGACTACGTCGAGCACGTCATTCAGGAGGCGTCGAAGGGGTCTGCTTTCTACCAAAaggagcagcggctcgaGGAGACGCGGCGTCGCAAAGCCGAGGAGCTTCAGGAGAAGGCCAAGACATTCGACTCCATCAGCGCcgcagagaagcagcggaTCAAGGCCATGGTAGACGCCATGGTGGACGAGCTCGAGGCGACGCGCGATCTCCGGCGCCGGTACATCCACATCGACATGGACATGTTCTACGCTGCagtggaggagaagaagacgccgtcgctgagAGGCAAGCCCTTCGGCGTCGGCTCTCAGCAGATGCTCTCCACGACAAACTACATTGCGCGGCAGTACGGTGTGCGCTCTGGCATGCCCGGCTTCATCGGCAAGAAGCTCTGTCCCGAGCTCATTATCGTGCCGAACGACTTCCCAGCCTACCAGCGagaggcggcgcgggtgcACAGCATCGCCTCCCGCTACGATGCGCAGTTCGTCAGCGTCGGCCTCGATGAGCTGACGATGGACGTGACAAAGTACCTGCAGGAGTTCCCGGCCGTGTCAGCCTCCGACATCGCCCACGACTTCCGCGACGAGGTGTTCCTCAAGACACAGCTcacaagcagcggcggcatcggaCCCACGTCAATTCTCGCGAAGATTGCCAGCAACGTCAACAAGCCGAATGGTCAGCATGAGATCACGCTGCTGACGAGAGAGGAAGTTATCAATTACGTGCGCGACATTCCGCTGCGCAAGATCCCCGGCATCGGCTACGCGCAAGAGATGACACTCGGTGCGCTGCACATCCACACCTGCGGCGGCCTCCTGGAGCACAAGTACCTCCTAGCCTACCTGTTCCGAGAAAAGACCCTGGCGCACTACCTCAGCGTTGGACTGGGGCTGGCAGAGACGTTCTCGCTGCGCAAGCATCAGGCACGGCAGTCGGTTGGTAAGGAAACGTCGTTTAGCGAGCCACTGCCCTCGCCAGAGGCCTTCACTCGACTCTTCCGCAAGCTTCTTGAGCAGTGCCATGTCCGCTGCGTTCGCGATCACCTGCAGCCTCGCAAGATGACACTGGTTCTCAAGTATCGCACCTATGACACGGAGCAGTTCAGTGTGACGCTCCCGAGCCACACGAACGACCTCAAGGTGTGGCTCGAGGCCTcgcagaagctgctggagccgcaTCTTCTGCACTACGCCGAGTTCCGCCTGATCGGCgtccgcctgcagcgcttcACAGACACCGATGATGACCACGCTGGCCTCAACAGCGCCCGCGATGCCTTGACCGGCGCCTTGACAGAACCGCTTCAAGTGAATGACGACTTAGACATGGATGCCGACGATGCCGACCGTGACGCTGAGAAGAGCGGGGTAGCTGCGGAGCAGTCGGACCCGTGTGGAGAGTCGCCGGTGCAGCCTTCAGCAACGTACAAGCGCAAGATTCCCGTCTCGAAGTTCCTGACAGATCCAAACATCCCGAAAGCCCGCCCTGCGGAGCCCACTGCGGTGCCCGCCAAAGCCGTCAAgccggcgcgcaggcgcacgaaGCCGTCGAAGGGAAAGCTGCACAAAAAGAAGTGA